The Meiothermus sp. QL-1 DNA window AGGGCCAGCTCAGGCAAAACCGGCCCCCGCAAAATCGCTGTGGTGCCCACCAGCACGCCCGGCTCGCCCGCCAGAAGCTTGGTCAGGTCGTCCCTGGCCTCGGCGGTGTAGCGGTAGCGGGGCAGGGCGGGGAGCTGCTGGGCCAGGGCTTCCAGGAGCCACTCCACCCCGGGCCCTTTGTGCTCGAATAGGTCCGAGCGGCAGCGGGGGCATAGCTGGGGGGCCGGTTCTTCATGGCCGCACTGGTGGCAACGCAGGACGCCAACCCGCCCGCCCTTGTGGTAGCGCAAGGGCAGGGCGCAGTTGGGGCACATGGCCTTCCAGTCGCAGTCTTTGCAGCGCAGCACCGCGCTGTAGCCCCGCCTGGCCGAGAGCACGATGGCCTGGCGCTTTTTCTCCTCCACCTGCCGCAGAAGGGCTACTGCCGCCCCCGTAAAGGGCCAGCCCCGCTCCCGGCGCAGGTCCAGCAGGTGCGGGCGGGGCCGGGGAGGAGGCAGGCTTATGGCTGGGGCGCCCCAGACCTCGGTGCTGTTCACGCCTGAGCAGTAGTGCAGGGGTATGCCCAGGCCCTCGGCCCGCAGCCGGGCCAGCCTTGGCACGAAGGCCCTCGAGCCCCCCGGCAGCTTGTAGGCCTCCGAGGCCTCCTCCACCACCACCATGCGGGTGAATCCGCCCGGCAGCAAAAGGCCCTGGTAGGTGGCCAGCACCAGCCTGGGCGACCCCTGGCCAAGGGCCGCCCAGAGGCTGCGGCGTTCTTCCGGCTTCATCTCGCCATGGAAGACCCAGGCCCCAGGGAAGTGCTCCTGGAAGCGCCTGAGCAAGGCCACCTCAGGGAAGAGCACCAGGGCCTTTTCCCCCTGCACCAGCCAGGCCAGGGCCCGGATGCGCTCCCCAAGCCGCCCGCCCTCGAGCCGGACCGGCCGGTGCGGCAGGGGGAGGGGGTCTGGCGGCGGGCCGGGGGTGGGCTTGGGGGCGGGGCTGGCCTCCACCCAGCCGATGCATCCCTCTTCTAAGAGCCTGCGCACCACTGCTAGCCCCACCCCTGCGGCGCGGGCCAGTGCGGTCAGGCTTTCCGCCTGGCCCAGCTCGCAAAGGGCCTGCCAGGCGGCCTGGGCCCGCTTGCCAAGGGCTTCGGTTGGGGCTCGCAGCGCCTTCAGCACGCGCCGCCGCCGCGCCTCGCCCACCTCCTCCTGCAGCACCCCCCCCTCGCGCAGGAAGTCCAGCAGCCTGGGGTCGAAGCCGCGGGCCTCCTGCCAGCCTTCGGCCAGGGCCTCCAGACCTCTGGGCAGCACCGCGGGATCGGCTTCTGGGTGAAGGCGCACCCGGTGGTGGAGGGGGGGCTCGAGGAAGGGCAGCAGGTCGGCGAGCAGGGTGCCAATAGGGCAGAAGCTGTCGCGGGCTGCGGCCTCCAGGAAGTCCACCTCGGCCTGGCCCAGCCAGGGGGCTTCGTCCAGGTAGGCCACCGCCTCCCTCAGGGCGAAGCTTTTGCCCTGGGCTTCCTCGCTGCCCACCACCAGTCCTACCCGCAGCGCCCCCCGCCAGGGCACCACCACCCGCCGCCCCAGCCCCTCCGCTTCCCGGGCTCCGTGGGGGGGCAGGTAGGACATGGGCGCCAGGGGCAGGGGCAGGGCCACCCGGAGAACCCGCATCTTAGTCAGCGGCCACCTTCAAGCGCTGGCCAATCTCGGGGATGCGGGCCAGGAAGACGCCGGTGGGGCTGTTCGTGCGGGCCACCTCCTCCGGGGTGCCCTCGGCCACAATCTCACCGCCCCGCGCCCCCCCCTCCGGGCCCAGGTCGATGACCCAGTCGGCGGTCTTGACCACGTCCATGTTGTGCTCAATCACCACCACGGTGTTGCCCCCCTCCACCAGCCGGTGCAGCACGGCCAGGAGCTTGGCCACGTCATCGAAGTGGAGGCCGGTGGTGGGCTCGTCCAGGATGTAGAGGGTGCGCCCGGTGGAGCGGCGGCCCAGCTCGGTAGCCAGCTTGATGCGCTGGGCCTCCCCGCCCGAGAGGGTGGGGGAGGGCTGGCCCAGCTTCATGTAGCCTAGGCCCACGTCCAGCATGAGCTGGAGCTTGCGGGCGATGCTGGGAATGTTTTGGAAGAATTCCAGCGCTTCTTCTACTGTCATGTCCAGCACGTCGGCAATGTTCCTGCCCCTGAGCTTGACCTCCAGCGTCTCCTTGTTGTAACGCTTCCCCTTGCAGACCTCGCACTGCACGTAGATGTCGGGCAGGAAGAGCATTTCTATCTTCTTGGTGCCATCCCCGCCGCAGGCCTCGCACCGCCCCCCCTTTACGTTGAAGCTGAAGCGACCGGCCTCGTAGCCGCGCTTGCGGGCTTCGGGGGTCTTGGCGAAGAGCTCGCGGATCTCGTCGAAGATACCGGTGTAGGTGGCGGGGTTGGAGCGAGGGGTGCGGCCGATGGGCGACTGGTCGATTTCAATCACCTTGTCTAGGTGCTCCAGGCCCTCCAGGCCGTCGAAACGGCCGGGAATGGTCTTGGCCCGCATCAGCTCGCGGGCCAGCGCAGCATAGAGCACATCGTGCACCAGGGTGCTCTTGCCCGAGCCCGAGGGCCCGGTGATGGCCACGAACTTGCCCAGGGGGATGCGCAGGGTGACCCCCTTCAGGTTGTGCTCCCGCGCGCCCTTGAGCACCAGCCACTTGCCGTTGCCCTTGCGGCGGGCCTGGGGCACCGGGATGCGCATGCTGCCCCGCAGGTAGGCCCCGGTAAGGCTTTGGGGATGGGCCATTATCGCCTCCAGAGGGCCCTGGGCCACCACCTCTCCTCCGTGCACCCCGGCCCCAGGCCCCATGTCCACGATCCAGTCGGCCTCGCGCATGGTCTCCTCGTCGTGCTCCACCACTATGAGGGTGTTCCCCAGGTCGCGCAGCTTTTTGAGGGTGGCCAGGAGGCGCTGGTTGTCGCGGGGGTGAAGGCCGATGGAGGGTTCGTCCAGCACGTAGAGCACCCCGGTGAGGCCCGAGCCCACCTGGGTGGCCAGCCGGATGCGCTGCGCCTCGCCCCCGGAGAGGGTGTTGGCCGCCCGGTCGAGGGTCAGGTAGTCCAGGCCCACGTCCTCCAGAAAGCCCAGCCGGCTTAAAATCTCGCGCCAGATGGGGGCCGCCACCTGCATCTGGAAGGCGCTCAGGCTGCGGCGCTCCACGGGCTCGGCCAGCCCCTCCAGGCGGATGCGGTAGCCTCCCAGCTCCGCCTCCACCTCGCCCAGGCGGTTCTCGGCCAGGGCCAGGAAGAAGCGCTTGGCCTCCCGCACCGGCATGGCCGAGACCTCGGCGATGTTGAAGGCCCCCACCCGCACCGAGAGCACCTCGCGCTTGTAGCGGGTTCCCCCGCAGCTCGGGCAGGCCTTGAGGGTCATGTAGGCCTCCAGCGCCTCGCGCAGGCCCTCGGACTCGGTCTCGCGGTAGCGCTGCTCGAGCCAGGGGATGACCCCCTCGTAGCTGGTGGTGAAGCGCAGGGTCTCGCGCCCGCCCCGCCGAAAGACCACCTCGAAGGGCTCGGGCAGGCCGTAGAGCACCGCCCGTTGGGCCTCTGGGGAAAGGGTTTTGAAGGGGGCCCGCATGTCGAAGCCCAGGTGCTCTGAGAGGGCCCTGAGCCGGTCCCACAGGTAGCCCTTGCCGTTCTCGCGGCCCTTGCTCCAGGGAAGGATGGCCCCCTCGGCCAGCGAGAGCTCGGGGTTCACGACGAGCTCAGGGTCAAAGACCTGGTTGTAGCCCAGGCCCGAGCAGTCCGGGCAGGCCCCGTAGGGGGCGTTGAAGGAGAAGAGGCGGGGCTCCAGCTCCTCCAGCACGCTCCCGTGCTCGGGGCAGGCGAACTTCTCGGAGAAAAGCTCTTCCTCCCCTGTATCGGGGTACAGCACGCGCATCAGCCCCTCGCCCCGAAGCAGCGCCAGCTCCACCGACTCGGCGATGCGGGGGCGTTCCTCCGGCCTCAGGACCACCCGGTCTACCACCAGGTCGATGTCGTGCTTCTCGTACTTTTCCAGCCTGAGGCCCAGGGCCTCTTCCAGGGTGTAGATCACCCCGTCCACCCGCACCCGGGCGTAGCCCTCCTTTTGGAGCTGCTGGAACTCCTTGCGGTACTCCCCCTTGCGCCCCCGCACCAGCGGGGCCATCAGGATGGCCCGGGTGCCCTCGGGCCGGCGGAAGAGCCGGTCGGTGATTTCCGAGGCCGACTGGCGTTCGATGGGCCTTCCGCAGTGGGGGCAGTAGGCGGTGCCCACGCGGGCGAAGAGGAGCCGCAAGTAGTCGTGGACCTCGGTCACGGTGCCCACGGTGGACCGGGGGTTGTGGCTGGTGGTTTTCTGGTCGATGGAGATGGCCGGGGAGAGCCCTTCGATGCTCTCCACCTCGGGTTTTTCCATCACCCCCAGGAACTGGCGGGCATAGGAGGAGAGCGACTCCACATACCGCCGCTGCCCCTCGGCGTAGATGGTATCGAAGGCCAGCGTGCTCTTGCCCGAGCCCGAGACCCCGGTGATCACGATGAACTTCCCCCGGGGCAGCTCGAGCGAGATGTTCTTCAGGTTGTGCTCCCTAGCCCCCCGAACGACGATGCGGTCCATCGGCGCACTATAACACCTGGTTGCAGCTTATGTAAATAACATACACCATGAGGCGGGAAAGGTGTAGAATACTCACTTTGCCCTGCAGGGCCCGCGCCGGCTTCTATATGTCATCCTTGGCCAGGTCGTTGAAGCGCACGTGGTGGGGGTGGAACTGGAGCTCCACCGTGCCGGTGGGGCCGTTGCGCTGTTTGCCCACGATAATTTCGGCAATCCCGGCTTTTTCGGAGTGGGGGTTGTAGTAGTCGTCGCGGTAGATGAACATCACCAGGTCCGCATCCTGCTCGATCGAACCGCTTTCCCTGAGGTCTGAAAGCATGGGCCTTTTGTTGGGGCGCGACTCCACCGCGCGGGAAAGCTGCGAGAGGGCGATGACCGGGATGTTCAGCTCACGGGCCAGCCCCTTCAGGCCCCGGGAGATCTGGGCGATCTCCTGCTGGCGGTTTTCCCCCCCGTTTTTTTGGGCGGGGCCCGACATGAGCTGCAGGTAGTCGATGACCACCAGGCCCAGCCGCTGCTGGGCGTGTAGGCGGCGGGCCCGGGCCCTGAGCTCCATCAGGGTGAGCTCGGAGGAGTCATCGATCAGGATGGGGGCCTCGGCGATGCGGCCGGCCACGTCCACCAGGCGGGAGAAGTCGCGGTCGGTGAGCTGGCCCTGGCGCAGGCGGTTCATGTCGATGCGGGCCTCGGAGCAGAGCATCCGGGTCACGAGCTGCACGGCGGGCATCTCCAGGGAGAAGATAGCCACCCCGGTTTTCTCCCGCAGGGCCACGTGTTGGGCAATGGTCAGGGCGAAGGCGGTCTTGCCCATGCTGGGCCGCGCGGCGATGATGTTGAGCGAGCCGGGGGCAAGGCTGCCTATGAGGGCGTCGAGGTCGCGAAAGCCGCTTTTGACCCCATCGGGCTGGCCCTTGTTGTCGTGAATCTGCTGGATACGCTCGAAGGTCTCGTGGACCAGCTCCCGCATGGTGCGAAACTCGACGTGGGCCCCCTGTTGGGAGACCTCGAGCACCTTGCGCCCGGCCGCATCGAGGATTTCTTCCAGGCTCCCTTCCTCCTCGTATGCGAGCCGCATGGCCTCCCCAGCCGCGGCAATCAGCCGGCGCAGGGTCCACTTCTCGGCCACGATGCGCCCGTAGTAGTCGGCGTAGGCCGCCGTGGGGGTGTTTTCAGAGAGGCCGATTAGGTAGGACACCCCGCCCACGCTCTCCAGCTCCCCCGCCTGGCGCAGGGCCTCGGCGACCGTGACCAGGTCAACCGGCTGCCCCCGGGTCCGCAGGTCCACCATGGCCGCCCAAATTTTGCGGTGGCCCTCCTTGTAGAAGGCCTCAGCAGTGACGTAGCCTTCGAGTCGGTCCAGCACCTCGCTGTCGAGCAGGACCGAGCCCAGGAGGCTGGCCTCGGCGTCCAGGTTGTGGGGGGGCACCCGGCCCTCGAGGGAGGTGGTCATAGCAAGCACCCACTTTAGACAAAGGGGGGGGCTTTGGGAAGCCGCCTAACCGGCACAGGCGCGGAGGGCCTGGTAGACCCGGCGATGCTGGGTGGCCACAAACAGGAACTCGTGGTTTTCGGTGTGGCTTACCCGCCCCACCTTCTCCCCCCGAGGGTTGTAGATGCCGATGCGGGCCCCCACGTAGCGCCTGTAGGGCCTCGAGAGCCGGACCACGAAGCCCCAATCGGCCAGCATGGCCTCGATCTCTTGGGCCTGGAAGAAACCCTCGTCGTTGAAGGAAAGCAGGAGATGAGGGGCTTTGATGGAGGCGAGCAGGCGCTCTAGGGCTCCCCGGGCCTCTTTTCTGGAGTTGAAGGGGCTTTTGCGGCTCTGGACGTCGCTGCGTTTTCTGGCCACACCGTAGGTCCTCGGCCGGTCGAAGCGCACCAGGGTTTCCCAAACGTGGTAGTTGCCCAAATAGGCGTGCTGGTTGTAGGGCGGGTCCAGGTAGAAGAGGTCGGCCGAGAGCCCCTCGGCCAGCGCCAGCGCGTCGGCCTGGTGGGCCTCCCCCGCGCCGGGAAGCAGAGGGGGGTAGGCCAGGCAGAGGTCGCGGTGGGCCCGGGGGGCCCAGCGCTTCAGGTAGGCCATCTGAATCCCGGTGGTGGAGTCCACCCTGTCGGCGGCCAGCAAGAGGCTGGTGAGCAGGATGGCCCTGAGCCTGGGGTCTTCGTAGGCCTCGATGGCCGTTCGGATGGCCTCTATGCGGGCCCCGTTCTTGGGGTGGAAGTACCGGGCCTCGTGGCAGTAGACCTGGGTGAACCAGCCAGGCTGGGGTTTCAGGGCCATCAGCCGGGCCAGGATGGGGGCCAGGGCCTGGGGGGGGTAGGCCCGGGCGTCGGCCTCTATCAGGGCCTGGGCCAGCACGTAGGCGTAGGTGGCGTGATCGTTGGCGATGACGTAGAAGCCCCGGGCCTTGAGGGCATGGCCCACCCGGGCGCTGCCGGAAAAGAGGTCGACGGCGCGCCGTAGGGGGGTGATGGCGTGGATTTTTTCGATGGTCCCAAGAATCCAGGGCAGAAGGGCCCGCTTAGAGCCGATGTACTTAATCATGGGCGCGTGGGCCTCGAGGCCCATTTTCCAGGTTTCGGGGGGAAAAGCAATCCCTTTGTACCCCCGCTTACCCGTTGGGCTGGCCTTCCGGGCTAGCTTGAAAGCATGTTCGGCGCTTTTTTCAAGCCCAAGAACCCGCGGGTACCCCCAGGCCAGATTCTCACCGAGAAGTTCCCGGTCCTCACCTACGGCCCCGTTCCCGACCTCAAGCCTGAGGAGGTGAGGCTCGAGCTCACCGGGTTGGTGGAAGAGTCCAGGGTCCTGGGCTGGTCCGACCTCATGGCCCTGCCCCAGACCGAGCAGGTGGCCGATTTTCACTGCGTGACCCGCTGGAGCAGGCTGGATGTCCGCTGGGGCGGGGTGCGGGTTCTAGACCTGATGCCGTTGGTGCGCCTTTCCCCTGAGGTGCAGCACGTGTTGGTCTACTGCTACGGCGGCTATACCACCAACCTGCCGCTGGAGGATTTCCTGCGCCCGGAGAACCTGCTGGCCCACACCCTCTTCGACCGGCCCCTGCCGCGCGAGCACGGGGGGCCCTTGCGGCTGGTGGTGCCCCATCTTTACGCCTGGAAGAGCGCCAAATGGGTGCGGGGCTTCCGCTTTCTAGCCCAGGAAGAGCTGGGCTTTTGGGAGCAGAACGGCTACCACCGCCGGGGCGACCCCTGGAAGGAGGAGCGCTTCAGCGAGGCAGGCTGAGGGCTTGTGGAGTATACAATGCCTGCGTGGAATGGTTGGCCTTGCTGCTGGCTTATCTGTTTGGCGCCATCCCGGCAGGGGCCTGGGTGGCCCGCCACCGCGGGGTGGATATACAGAAGGTGGGCTCGGGCAACATCGGGGCCACCAACGTGCTGCGCACCCTGGGCGCGGGCCCAGCGCTGCTGGTAGCGGCCTTTGACGTTCTTAAGGGGGGGATTGCGGTCTGGGTGGCCCGGGGGCTGGGCCTGGAAGGGCCCTGGCTGGGGGGGGTAGCTGTGGCCGCGGTGCTGGGCCACAACTACTCGGTCTTCCTGCGCTTTACGGGGGGTAAGGGGGTGGCCACCAGCTTTGGCACCCTGCTTTTTCTGGACCTCATGGTCGCCCTTCTCACCCTGCCGGTGGGGATGCTGACCATGCTGCTTACCCGCTTCGTTTCGGCCGGCAGCATGGTGGGGGGCCTGACCGCGGTGGTGGTGAGCGTTGCCCTGGGCCGCCCCCTTTGGCTCGTGCTGACCCTGGCAGGGCTGGCCGCGCTTATCTTTTGGACCCACCGCGAGAACATCCGGCGTCTTCAGCAGGGGCAGGAGCGCCGGCTGGGGGAAAAGGGTTAGGGGGTTTTTCCCACCTCACTGGCAGGCGGGCCCACCAGATAGACCGCCCGCCAGGGGCGAAAGTTGGAGTGCAGCTCGTGGGTTTCCACCTGGCCATCGGGGCGGGTGATGGTGCGGGTGATGCGGGTGCGGAAGCCGTCCACCGCCCAGTCCACCTGCTTGACCTCCCCCGGGGATAGGCTCTGGTCCACGATGTACTGCGGCGGGGGGTGAGGGGTGCGCTCTAGGATGGTGGGAGGGGAGACCACCACCACCCGGCCGTCGGGAACGCCGTAGAGCTGCACGGTGAGGCTCGAGCGGGTGTAGCGGGTACGCACCACCAGCGGGCCTGGGGTGTCGTTCCGAGCCCGCAGGTTGAGGTAGGGCTGGTAGACCGCCGCGTCGTAGCCCACGATGGGGTCGTACCAGCGCACCCGGTAGGCGTGGTGGTGGCGTTCCAGGATGGGCAGCCCGGCCTGGTAGAGGGCGCGGAAGGCGGTGGTGGAGACCTGGCAGACCCCGCCCCCCACCCCCTTGACCGTGCGCCCCCCAGAGATGACCAGGGCCTCCTTGAAGCCGTTTTCCAGGCTGATGGACCCCACCGCCCGGTTGAAGTCGAAGACCTCCCCGGGCAGCACGATGTAACCGTCGAGGTTGCGCGCTGCCGCGTGGATGTTGGCGATGCGCTCAGGGCTCGAGCCAGCATAGGTGGTGGTGGCCTCGGCCAGCAGGGTGAGGGCTTCGGGCCGGGGCAGGTCGGCGGCCCGCACCTGCGCCCGTTTGGGCACCGCCTTGAGCCGCAGCTCGGTAAGGTCGGGGCGCAGGAGCAGCGCCTCGAGCCGCCGCAGGCTTTCCGGCTGGTTGAGCTTGAAGCCGTTCTGTTCGGGTTGAATCCTCAGCTCCCCCTTGGGCCCCGCCACATAGCGCGCGTCAATCGGGAGACGGTCGTGGCGGGCGGCGAACTGGGCTATCAGCTCGGCCAGCTTTTTTCGGTCGGGTCGAAGCTCCTCGCCCACCTGGAGCAGCGCGGCCACCTCGGCTGGGGAAAGAAGGCGGCGGTAGGATTCCCCCCCTGGGGTTTCGTAGACCAGGGCGACCGGCCGCAAAAGCTCGTTGGCCCGGGCCGCCACCCCTTCCAGCATCCCTGCGGTCAGGCGGGGGGGGAGGGGTTGGGGAAAGAACTCGAGGACTTGCACCTCGGGGTGGCGCAGGTAGGTTTCCAGCGCGGCCTGGATATCGAGCCTGACCCCTACCACCTCCCGCTCCACCTCGAAGCGCCCGTTTCTGTAGACCACCCGCGCGTCGCGGGGCGGGCGCTCGAGGCGGCGGGCAATGGACCTGAGCTGCTGTTCCACGGCGGCGGCCTCCAGATGGGCCACCAGGGGAATCTGGACCTGTCCCCGCAGCGCGGCGATGCGCTCGGCCAGGCGGCTGCGCCCCACCGCAAAGGCCCGCTCAGCGGTGGCCCGGGGGTCGGGCCGCCAGCCCAGGGTGTCGGCGGAGACCTCGAGCTGCGCTGCACCGGCCTTCAGGGTGAGGCGGGGTGGGGGCTGGTTTGCGCTCGCCGCGGCGATGCGCGCTGTGGCCTCCTCCAGGGTCAGGCCGCCTACCGGCACCCCTGCGGCCACCACCCCGGGGTAGATGCGCTCCAGGTGGTAGCGCTCAAAGGCTGCCCACCCCAGCACCAGCCCGGTGAACACGGCAGAGCCTACCAGCGCTGCGCGCCTCATCAGGGCTTGAGTATAGCCGCTGGGGTTGGGGGCCGCGTGAAAGTTTGCTCATAACTTCATAAGCGGTGCTCTCGACCGTGCTGCCCGAAGCGGGCCCGCAGCGCCTGGAGCCGCTCGCGCACCCGCGCCTCCCAGCCTTCCCCAGCGGCTTCGTAGAGGACCAGCTCCAGCCCTTCGGGTAGGTAGCGCTGGGCAAAGCTGCCCTCGGGGTCCTCGTGGTAGTAGGCGTAGCCCAGGCGGCGCAGGAGGGGGGTGGGGGCGTTGCGCAGGTGAGGAGGTACGGGGGCCTCGGGGTGCTCCAAGGCGGCCTGCTCGGCCTTTTGCCAGGCTACGTAGACGCTATTGGACTTGGGGGCCAGGGCCAGATAGACCACCAGTTCAGCCAAGACCAGTTCCCCTTCAGGACTTCCTAAAAGCTCATAAGCCTCCTTGGCAGCCACCGCCAGCCGCAGCGCCAGGGGGTCGGCCAGGCCGATGTCCTCCGCCGCCATCCGCACCAGCCGACGGGCCAGGTAAAGGGGGTCGGCCCCTCCCTTCAGCATCCGGGCCAGATAGTACAGGGCCGCGTCCACATGGCTGCCTCGCACCGACTTGTGCAGGGCCGAGATGAGGTCGTAGAAGGCCTGGCCCCCCTTGTCGAAGGCCAGGGTACCGCGGCCTATGGCCTCCTTCGCGCTTTGCCAATCTACCTGCCCCCTGCCCAGGCTGGCGGCCAGCTCGAGGGTCGAAAGCGCCCGCCGGGCATCGCCCTGGGCAGCCTCGGCGATGAGATGGAGGGCCTCCGGTTCGGCCTGGGCCCGCAGGCCCTCGGGGTGGGCCAGGGCCCTCTCCAGGAGTTGATAGATGGCCGTTTGGTCCAGGGGATTCAGCGTGTACACCCGGGCCCTGGAGCGCAAAGCAGGGGTCAGCTCGAAGGAGGGGTTTTCGGTGGTGGCGCCGATTAGGGTCAAAAGCCCCGACTCCAGATGAGGTAAAAGCGCGTCCTGCTGGGCTTTGTTGAAGCGGTGAATCTCGTCTAGGAAAAGCACCAGCCCTCCCTGGGCCTCGGCCTGGGCCACCGCTTCCCGGACCTCCCTGACCCCCGCGTTCACCGCCGAGAGGGCCCGCACGGGTTTTCCGACCCCTTCGGTCAGCAGGCGGGCCAGGGTGGTTTTGCCGCTTCCCGGCGGCCCCCATAGGATGAGGGAAGCCAACCGGCGCTCTTCCAGCATCCGGCGCAGGGGCCGGCCTGGGCCGGTCAGGTGCTCCTGGCCCACCACTTCCTCCAACTTTCGTGGCCGCATCCGCTCGGCCAAAGGGGATACGCTCACAACATAATGGTACCACGGCCCCGGGGTTCATTCTTGACCCGGCGAAGGGAGGTTGGCCTTTATGCTGGTACCCATGGGGTTGTCCCTTTTGCCCTGGGTGCTGGTTTTGCTGGGGTTATCGCCTCTTTGGCTTTTTCCGCGCCAAGGTAGCCTCTACCCTGGGGTGCTCTTCCTGCTGGCTGCTCTGCTGCTGGCGGCCACGGCCAGCCTTTACGCCCGGACCTCCTTGGGCCCCAGGCTGCGCCTGCTTTGGGTGCTGGGGCTTTCCAGCATGGGCACCCTGATGGCCCTTCTGGCGGCCCAGGACCTGGCCCAGGCCCCCGAGGGGGTGGCGGTGGCGGCCGCAGGGGTGGGCCTGCTGGGGACCAGTTTGTTTTTGCTGGGCCTCTTCTTCCTGGGGCAAGAAGCGCTGCTCCTGCTTCCCAGGCCGGCCTCCTCAGGGGTTCTGCCTGGGGGGGCCTTGCAGGGTTTGGCGCCGAGCCTGGAGGCGCTGGCGGCGGTGCGGCCGGTCACCCTCCTTTTGCTTCACACCTCGCCCGAGCAGCCAGGGGACGAGCTGCTGCGGCTTCTGCGCCAACCGGACATGGTCTTCGAGCTAAAACCAGGCCAGTTTTTACTGGTTCTCCAGGGCAGCGGCCCGGAGGGGGCCCAGTCGGCTTTTCGTCGCATCCGGCAGAGCCTGGCCATCCGGGCCTATGCGGTGCTTCCCCTAAAGGGCGTGAGCCTCCAGCAGGCCCTGCGGCAGCTCGAGGGGGAGCTGCAGCACTACTACCTAACCCAGCATTAGGCCATCGCCAGGCCCAGCCGCTCCTCAAAGGCCCGCTCGAGGCCCCCCACCCCCAGCACCTCCCCCAGGGCCCGGAAGAAGGCCCTGTAGGGCTCAGGCCGCGCGCCCTCGCCCATCAGGCCCAGCCGGAGCACCTGGCCTGCGGTGGGGCCGATGCCCCCGGCCACCGAGACCCCCCGGGTGTAGAGCCCCTTGCGGATCTCTGCCTCGCTCCAGCCCTGGGGCGGGCGCACCACCAGCACCGTCGGCAGCCGGGCTTCCGGGGCGGCGTAGGCGCTGAAGCCCAGCTCCTGAAGCAGGGAGAGCACCACCCGGTGCATCCGCGCTGCGCGTTGCTGCCGCTGCTCGAGCCCTTCCTCTAAAGCCAGCCGCAGGGCCTCTTCCAAAGCGTAGTGCAAAAGCACCGGTGAGGTGCAGAAATACCCCTCCTGTTCCCAGTAGACGGCTACCCGGGAGAGGTCAGA harbors:
- a CDS encoding replication-associated recombination protein A, which translates into the protein MRPRKLEEVVGQEHLTGPGRPLRRMLEERRLASLILWGPPGSGKTTLARLLTEGVGKPVRALSAVNAGVREVREAVAQAEAQGGLVLFLDEIHRFNKAQQDALLPHLESGLLTLIGATTENPSFELTPALRSRARVYTLNPLDQTAIYQLLERALAHPEGLRAQAEPEALHLIAEAAQGDARRALSTLELAASLGRGQVDWQSAKEAIGRGTLAFDKGGQAFYDLISALHKSVRGSHVDAALYYLARMLKGGADPLYLARRLVRMAAEDIGLADPLALRLAVAAKEAYELLGSPEGELVLAELVVYLALAPKSNSVYVAWQKAEQAALEHPEAPVPPHLRNAPTPLLRRLGYAYYHEDPEGSFAQRYLPEGLELVLYEAAGEGWEARVRERLQALRARFGQHGREHRL
- a CDS encoding VanW family protein; protein product: MRRAALVGSAVFTGLVLGWAAFERYHLERIYPGVVAAGVPVGGLTLEEATARIAAASANQPPPRLTLKAGAAQLEVSADTLGWRPDPRATAERAFAVGRSRLAERIAALRGQVQIPLVAHLEAAAVEQQLRSIARRLERPPRDARVVYRNGRFEVEREVVGVRLDIQAALETYLRHPEVQVLEFFPQPLPPRLTAGMLEGVAARANELLRPVALVYETPGGESYRRLLSPAEVAALLQVGEELRPDRKKLAELIAQFAARHDRLPIDARYVAGPKGELRIQPEQNGFKLNQPESLRRLEALLLRPDLTELRLKAVPKRAQVRAADLPRPEALTLLAEATTTYAGSSPERIANIHAAARNLDGYIVLPGEVFDFNRAVGSISLENGFKEALVISGGRTVKGVGGGVCQVSTTAFRALYQAGLPILERHHHAYRVRWYDPIVGYDAAVYQPYLNLRARNDTPGPLVVRTRYTRSSLTVQLYGVPDGRVVVVSPPTILERTPHPPPQYIVDQSLSPGEVKQVDWAVDGFRTRITRTITRPDGQVETHELHSNFRPWRAVYLVGPPASEVGKTP
- a CDS encoding diguanylate cyclase, translating into MLVPMGLSLLPWVLVLLGLSPLWLFPRQGSLYPGVLFLLAALLLAATASLYARTSLGPRLRLLWVLGLSSMGTLMALLAAQDLAQAPEGVAVAAAGVGLLGTSLFLLGLFFLGQEALLLLPRPASSGVLPGGALQGLAPSLEALAAVRPVTLLLLHTSPEQPGDELLRLLRQPDMVFELKPGQFLLVLQGSGPEGAQSAFRRIRQSLAIRAYAVLPLKGVSLQQALRQLEGELQHYYLTQH